A section of the Oncorhynchus tshawytscha isolate Ot180627B linkage group LG09, Otsh_v2.0, whole genome shotgun sequence genome encodes:
- the LOC112257822 gene encoding uncharacterized protein LOC112257822, with protein sequence MVVKAKMTLRQTTPQLTSEEKKHREYLKSLFEVLLVLGKQNIPLNRHTEEVQECDGLTPSNFQALLEYRMRCKQWLNNCHRSDLEPKTPEELHNSFQICANHFEPSLICRDSTLRTSLKEGAIPTRFDFTSHLNNPSGHNRNKRIREPAEAELASLKKAKGDWFEDDAPSEVKDKPGENSATCDLQQEEQKREDVANSKAKEILKVYFKETLAFTGFSIGNDANPNTDEPMGDHRGQQSLNPICVEKIDQKEVLQFSEDLMREEIRNSLRLARFFSILLQDVTNIEGKDQIPVFIRSVTVAGFPQKHLMGFLPCYADAEGLFYMLLSEIRNKWGLRMEHCRGLTYLTTGGLCQKMKDLTSRILQEFPQVVLAPSDPYAFNMWLIRSMPIPYIQKVVNTVEEVAKIIRGSPDLWERLEVKIKSSYSHLKGEVDRIIEASQNTWEYGVDAFQTMLDILEPFLACINEVCSAANADTATCEQMAKLKPILKNFNFIITLVVLKNTLCCVSILNPSLRGAISISSTLQYTISNALKLVNKHLQEIAIFHRKWFSDAVGRAKKLGVEVARPDESSPETGEAVATETPLEDFYRETLSRQILQYLVAEVKRVFSTEMVRILRWLSLVPSYMADHNFSIRRDKVADANLNNLARPDTFYDELGCWEVKWRHASKRRILPTTVFATLKIPDIAFYPNVQSLLRVLGTIPCVNAEADVYGQYNMVLERYQSYLKATPEEKRLCNMAFVYVNQDVHFNVEDMVESYVEKHIDILQFLHMDDEVIEMQPDAEPVSENDGNHTLKENVQETQEEPQDIPSEMETERVGQPKLPATETNKEALKSALQVAVTAAYNSQSRQPGEASAEQDGEVEDSLKYVSKSEMEEVLRVCEDAVREGILVEVGTSFFSLFIDRVVKLGEKKHLPLFLRFVDSFDVMRLELMGFLDVDLDCDAMSERILEIVTKEWHLDLCYCRGQAYLGSGDVSYKLKAFACKIQEKYPLAICTHCSCYSFNIWWSKSTPVSSVKRALDVFEEVLMFFGSMPMLEKQLDHVIAFGLRESYEKVQELQGKFCTVWQEKHDSYEVFVQMLEPLVECLEKIKSNPQRWKSSFSLKAGALLRLIRDFDFIVPMVALKNTSSFTRELSAGLQKDHFSAASQLCQISGIVATLNRVKTNIKVFHQNWFDEACALAQSLGVQIKVPDNSSASRDSMMKPALYYKDALSVPLVDNLTNAVKDHFSEDHKEALNFLSLVPCSVTVSYMFEILRSKPPLYASDLPDSDNFFTELCCWRVKWKTKVASVTIPDTIFQTLRLPLMQYFGNINTLLRIMSVLPSTVLENCGEVMRHKMFLEYLRNTSPKDRSPCLAMLQVGTNFSRDLDRMVTKCLKVTPQALEGICLDKESKSLMKNSEANMEVDHGKDGTEDLENQSSDKKENQEMKAVDENGHTGDNRQSLEMVFRLAARLGKKKCQLSELSKEDQVLLIQDLGLCHWFGRDGKFTLNVGEEEMVELLTKSIREVILLEIQESPFFSLITDKPVVIANKSYLPVFVRYVGECAPKVELIGFLRFFETCDVDVQVKNLSATITEDWGLPMSQCRGQAFMRMGSGCHSLKKMSLEFLESYPLSVITPSESCGLACWLAGSVHCPPATKMLGIVEDLLLFFDQSPELEAELAQAVDGLLNTPREALEEIPETCCSRWKKREDFFDLLVDTLEGVLSCLDSVSSSATGTMSLHAQVLATALREMDFVVTLVILKNACSPLRNCSTVFRCGNPADIICEVEKIVPIIETLNKMLENISTVHTPWFEEAFQLASKVAPQQVCFPEEANSYESPEVYYRDNFSVPVLRCLIDEMKYNFSDSHLKALKLLSLLPTCNPQPISEPIRAESTDKLYSLYLSDLPDPDTVEQDISNWATVWKEKYQDMSPPASISEILLHPESQSHPTVTMLLRLVAVLPSVSMEWDLMKTTLNSMRALLKNTVCKGSKTDTVMLLMHYPTVQRLREVIEKCIEVDPESIPCLEQVKKQMKGLKLESDFRAFDVNPDERHEQTVEEHQADTAEQPLAGELQEDGALMAEDGALMAEDGALMAEDGALMAEDGALMAEDGALVAEDDGALVAEDDCALVAEDGGALVVEDGGALVTEDGGALVTEDGGALVTEDGAALVAEDGAALVAEGGAAQEGADQAQEGAALVAQVGAALVAQEGAAQAQEGAALVAQVGAALVAQEGAAQKGVGQAQEGVAQGQAQEGVAQGQAQEGVAQGQAQEGVAQGQAQEGVAQGQAQGGVVMVEDRVVGQRQAMSFYDPPVREEILKELWDSQFFTIITEQEVEIEGQLYVPLCIRYLDKQDTQCEETVAFIPFIQDTAVLADAIETALSEKWGLNMAYCRGQALLSVGEVGSRMRAVSAVIAQKYPLAMQMVSSAVSLNVWLARSSPAVAAADCAVSVENMLQWLTEDAERQIKLEEVIIAIFQHDEGKGNELRDKLIKNWEKSHDMHDLMVELLEVVMLCLNELKSEENSLGSGQARLYFDKVRRFEFIFTAVVLKNVLSSTKKLSQSLQGKPLDVLLAMNSLPDLLTSLNELKSDIDTHHKAWFKEAVSLASKLQITLLHSALLEPLSQFYKMAVSQKVIEHSIAEVSEFFTEKVLSTLRCLEIVPYAMSKLENSSVNAHVFRMYKDDMPDLVSLPTEMKSWREKWLDPMSGYLPATVLDTLKASDIRSFSNIETLLRLLVILPFSRRESTFRQGKRSLQGFIQQETRSLSELHPL encoded by the exons GCTGACCTCTGAGGAGAAGAAGCACAGAGAATATCTCAAATCACTATTTGAAGTTCTTCTGGTGTTGGGGAAACAGAACATACCTCTGAATAGACATACCGAGGAGGTGCAGGAGTGCGATGGTCTCACTCCAAGCAACTTCCAGGCATTGTTGGAGTACCGAATGAG ATGTAAACAATGGTTAAATAATTGTCATCGATCTGACTTGGAGCCAAAAACCCCTGAGGAGTTACACAATTCCTTCCAAATTTGTGCAAATCATTTTGAGCCTTCCTTGATTTGTCGTGAC AGCACTTTAAGAACATCCTTGAAAGAGGGTGCTATTCCAACCAGATTTGATTTTACAAGCCATTTGAACAATCCATCAGGCCACAACCGGAATAAAAGAATAAGAGAACCT GCTGAGGCAGAGCTTGCATCCTTGAAGAAAGCTAAAGGGGATTGGTTTG AAGATGATGCTCCATCTGAGGTGAAAGATAAGCCAGGAGAGAATAGCGCAACATGTGATTTACAGCAAGAGGAACAAAAGAGAGAGGATGTCGCTAACTCCAAAGCAAAGGAAATCCTTAAAGTCTACTTTAAGGAAACCCTTGCCTTCACTGGATTCAGCATAGGGAACGATGCAAACCCCAACACAGATGAACCGATGGGAGACCACAGAGGACAACAGTCTCTCAACCCCATCTGTGTTGAAAAAATCGACCAGAAAGAAGTCCTCCAGTTCAGCGAGGACCTCATGCGGGAGGAGATCCGGAACAGTTTGAGGTTGGCACGCTTTTTCTCCATCCTGCTTCAAGATGTGACAAACATTGAGGGAAAAGATCAGATCCCAGTTTTCATCAGGTCTGTCACTGTGGCAGGGTTCCCCCAGAAACACCTCATGGGTTTCCTGCCCTGTTATGCAGATGCTGAGGGCCTGTTTTACATGCTCCTCTCAGAAATTCGGAATAAGTGGGGGCTGCGGATGGAGCATTGTCGAGGACTTACCTACCTGACCACAGGTGGTTTATGTCAGAAAATGAAGGATCTCACCAGCAGGATTCTGCAGGAGTTTCCTCAGGTAGTGCTAGCACCTAGTGACCCATATGCCTTTAACATGTGGCTAATCCGCTCCATGCCCATACCTTATATACAGAAGGTTGTGAACACAGTGGAGGAGGTCGCCAAAATAATTAGAGGATCCCCAGATCTTTGGGAAAGACTGGAGGTGAAAATCAAGTCTTCATACAGCCACCTTAAAGGTGAAGTGGACAGGATCATAGAGGCTTCCCAGAACACCTGGGAGTATGGTGTTGATGCCTTCCAGACCATGTTGGACATTCTTGAACCATTCCTCGCCTGCATCAACGAGGTGTGCTCGGCTGCGAATGCCGACACCGCTACTTGTGAGCAGATGGCCAAGCTCAAGCCGATCCTGAAGAACTTCAATTTCATTATCACCCTGGTAGTTCTGAAGAATACCCTCTGTTGCGTGAGTATCCTCAACCCGAGTCTCAGGGGAGCCATCAGCATCAGCAGCACCTTGCAGTACACAATCTCCAACGCCTTAAAGCTGGTCAACAAACATCTGCAGGAGATCGCAATATTCCACAGGAAGTGGTTTTCTGATGCAGTGGGCAGGGCTAAGAAGCTGGGAGTGGAGGTTGCTAGGCCGGATGAGAGCTCACCTGAGACTGGCGAGGCAGTTGCAACTGAAACCCCTCTGGAGGATTTCTACAGAGAGACTCTGAGCAGGCAGATCTTACAGTACCTCGTTGCGGAGGTAAAGAGGGTGTTCAGCACGGAGATGGTACGGATTCTGAGATGGCTCTCATTGGTGCCGTCTTACATGGCTGACCACAATTTCAGTATCCGCAGGGATAAAGTGGCGGACGCAAACTTGAACAACCTCGCTCGGCCCGACACGTTTTACGATGAGCTTGGTTGCTGGGAGGTGAAGTGGAGACATGCTAGCAAGCGGAGGATCCTGCCCACAACAGTGTTTGCAACATTGAAAATCCCAGACATTGCATTTTACCCAAATGTGCAGAGCCTGCTGAGAGTTTTGGGCACCATCCCCTGTGTGAATGCAGAGGCAGACGTGTATGGGCAGTACAACATGGTGCTGGAGCGGTACCAGTCTTACCTGAAAGCCACACCGGAGGAAAAGAGACTGTGCAACATGGCATTTGTCTATGTCAATCAAGATGTGCACTTCAATGTGGAAGACATGGTTGAGTCCTATGTGGAGAAGCATATTGACATATTGCAGTTTTTGCATATG GATGATGAGGTAATAGAGATGCAGCCTGACGCTG AACCTGTCTCTGAGAATGATGGGAATCACACTCTAAAAGAGAATGTACAAGAAACACAAGAAGAACCACAGGACATACCCTCTGAGATGGAGACCGAGAGAGTGGGGCAACCGAAACTCCCAGCCACAGAAACTAATAAGGAGGCACTCAAATCTGCTCTGCAGGTTGCTGTGACAGCTGCATATAACAGCCAGAGCAGACAGCCTGGTGAGGCCTCTGCTGAACAGGATGGCGAGGTGGAAGACTCATTGAAGTATGTGTCGAAGTCTGAGATGGAAGAAGTTCTCAGAGTATGCGAGGATGCTGTCAGGGAGGGAATTCTTGTGGAGGTGGGCACTTCCTTTTTTTCTCTGTTCATCGACCGCGTTGTGAAGTTAGGGGAGAAAAAacatcttcctctcttcctcaggtTTGTGGACAGTTTTGATGTCATGCGATTGGAGCTCATGGGATTTCTGGATGTGGATCTTGACTGTGATGCCATGTCAGAGCGCATATTGGAAATTGTCACCAAAGAGTGGCATCTCGATTTGTGTTACTGCAGAGGTCAGGCCTACCTAGGATCTGGTGATGTCTCCTACAAGCTGAAAGCGTTTGCCTGCAAAATCCAAGAGAAGTACCCCCTTGCAATATGCACACACTGCTCTTGTTACTCATTTAACATATGGTGGTCAAAATCCACCCCTGTGTCATCAGTCAAACGGGCCCTGGATGTTTTTGAAGAGGTTTTGATGTTTTTTGGGAGCATGCCTATGCTTGAGAAACAACTGGATCATGTCATTGCATTTGGTCTTAGGGAAAGCTATGAAAAGGTTCAAGAATTGCAGGGGAAGTTCTGTACCGTCTGGCAGGAGAAGCATGATTCCTATGAAGTTTTTGTGCAGATGCTGGAGCCCCTTGTTGAATGTTTGGAGAAAATCAAGAGCAACCCACAGAGGTGGAAATCCTCATTCTCTCTAAAAGCTGGAGCACTGCTGCGTTTGATAAGGGACTTTGATTTTATTGTGCCCATGGTAGCCCTGAAGAACACCTCGTCCTTCACCAGGGAACTGAGTGCAGGACTCCAGAAGGATCATTTCAGCGCAGCATCCCAACTCTGCCAGATCAGTGGTATAGTGGCTACTCTTAACAGGGTCAAAACAAACATCAAAGTATTTCACCAGAATTGGTTTGATGAAGCTTGTGCGCTCGCCCAGAGTCTAGGTGTGCAGATAAAAGTGCCTGATAATTCCTCTGCGTCCAGGGATAGCATGATGAAACCAGCTCTGTATTACAAAGATGCACTAAGTGTGCCCCTAGTGGACAACCTCACCAATGCTGTTAAGGATCATTTCTCTGAGGACCACAAGGAGGCCCTAAACTTCCTCTCCCTGGTTCCCTGCTCTGTGACTGTGAGTTACATGTTTGAGATCCTGAGGTCAAAGCCTCCTCTCTACGCCAGTGATCTGCCTGATTCCGACAACTTCTTCACTGAGTTGTGCTGCTGGAGGGTGAAGTGGAAGACCAAAGTTGCATCCGTGACCATCCCAGACACCATCTTTCAGACTCTCCGTCTGCCactcatgcagtactttgggaaCATCAACACACTGCTGAGGATCATGTCTGTGCTACCCAGCACAGTACTGGAGAACTGTGGGGAAGTGATGCGCCACAAGATGTTCCTGGAATACCTGAGGAACACCAGCCCCAAGGACAGGTCCCCATGTCTGGCCATGCTGCAGGTGGGAACCAACTTCAGCAGAGATCTGGACCGGATGGTGACTAAGTGCTTGAAGGTCACTCCCCAGGCTTTAGAGGGCATCTGCTTG gataaagaATCCAAAAGTCTGATGAAGAACTCTGAAGCCAACATGGAAG TTGATCATGGCAAAGATGGAACAGAGGACCTTGAGAATCAGTCTTCTGACAAGAAAGAGAACCAGGAAATGAAAGCGGTGGATGAGAATGGGCACACTGGAGATAATCGACAGAGTTTGGAAATGGTTTTCAGACTGGCTGCACGTCTAGGGAAAAAGAAGTGCCAGCTCTCCGAACTCTCCAAAGAAGATCAAGTCCTTCTCATCCAGGATCTCGGCCTGTGCCACTGGTTTGGAAGAGATGGCAAGTTCACGCTTAACGTAGGAGAGGAGGAAATGGTAGAGCTTCTCACAAAATCCATCAGGGAAGTCATACTCTTAGAAATACAGGAGTCCCCCTTCTTTTCTCTTATCACAGATAAACCTGTTGTAATTGCTAATAAGAGCTATCTGCCTGTCTTTGTCAGATATGTTGGGGAATGCGCCCCCAAGGTAGAGCTCATTGGTTTTTTGCGATTTTTTGAAACCTGTGATGTTGATGTTCAAGTCAAGAATCTTTCAGCAACTATAACCGAAGATTGGGGATTGCCGATGAGTCAGTGTCGTGGACAAGCATTCATGCGCATGGGCTCAGGTTGTCACAGCCTGAAGAAGATGTCTTTGGAGTTCCTCGAGAGCTATCCTCTGTCTGTCATCACACCCAGTGAGTCTTGTGGTCTTGCCTGTTGGCTAGCAGGAAGTGTACACTGCCCACCTGCCACAAAGATGCTGGGAATTGTGGAAGATCTTCTACTGTTCTTTGACCAGTCACCTGAACTGGAGGCAGAGCTAGCACAGGCCGTGGATGGGTTACTGAATACACCTCGGGAGGCCTTGGAGGAGATTCCAGAAACCTGTTGCTCCAGGTGGAAGAAGAGGGAGGACTTTTTTGATCTCCTAGTCGACACATTGGAGGGAGTCTTGAGTTGCCTGGATTCAGTTAGTTCCAGCGCCACGGGCACTATGTCGCTACATGCACAGGTCCTCGCCACTGCTTTGAGAGAGATGGATTTTGTTGTCACACTTGTGATCCTGAAGAACGCATGTTCTCCTCTTCGAAACTGCAGCACTGTTTTCCGCTGTGGTAACCCTGCTGACATCATCTGTGAGGTAGAGAAGATCGTACCAATCATAGAGACACTGAACAAGATGTTGGAGAACATAAGCACTGTACACACACCTTGGTTTGAAGAGGCATTCCAACTAGCATCCAAGGTGGCCCCTCAGCAAGTATGTTTCCCAGAGGAAGCTAACTCTTATGAGTCTCCAGAGGTGTACTACAGGGACAACTTTAGTGTTCCTGTACTGCGCTGCCTCATTGACGAAATGAAGTACAACTTCTCCGACAGTCATTTGAAAGCCTTGAAGCTCCTGTCTCTTCTTCCCACCTGCAATCCACAGCCCATTTCAGAGCCAATCCGCGCAGAGTCCACAGACAAGCTATACAGTCTCTACCTGTCTGACCTCCCTGATCCTGACACAGTAGAGCAGGATATCAGTAACTGGGCCACAGTGTGGAAAGAGAAATATCAGGACATGTCACCCCCAGCTTCTATCTCTGAGATACTGCTTCACCCAGAATCTCAAAGCCATCCCACAGTGACAATGCTGCTCAGACTGGTGGCTGTTCTACCGAGTGTCAGTATGGAGTGGGACCTGATGAAGACCACCCTGAACTCCATGAGGGCTCTGCTGAAGAACACTGTCTGCAAGGGCAGCAAAACCGACACCGTGATGCTTCTCATGCATTACCCAACTGTTCAAAGACTAAGGGAGGTCATTGAGAAGTGCATCGAAGTTGACCCAGAAAGCATCCCATGTCTTGAGCAG GTGAAGAAACAAATGAAAGGTCTGAAGCTGGAAAGTG atttCAGAGCTTTTGATGTAAACCCTGATGAGAGACATGAGCAGACAGTTGAGGAACACCAAGCTGATACGGCAGAACAACCCCTTGCAGGAGAGTTGCAAGAGGACGGCGCGCTGATGGCGGAGGACGGCGCGCTGATGGCGGAGGACGGCGCGCTGATGGCGGAGGACGGCGCGCTGATGGCGGAGGACGGCGCGCTGATGGCGGAGGACGGCGCGCTGGTGGCGGAGGACGACGGCGCGCTGGTGGCGGAGGACGACTGCGCGCTGGTGGCGGAGGACGGCGGCGCGCTGGTGGTGGAGGACGGCGGCGCGCTGGTGACGGAGGACGGCGGCGCGCTGGTGACGGAGGACGGCGGCGCGCTGGTGACGGAGGACGGCGCGGCGCTGGTGGCGGAGGACGGCGCGGCGCTGGTGGCGGAGGGCGGCGCGGCGCAGGAGGGCGCGGACCAGGCGCAGGAGGGCGCGGCGCTGGTGGCGCAGGTGGGCGCGGCGCTGGTGGCGCAGGAGGGCGCGGCGCAGGCGCAGGAGGGCGCGGCGCTGGTGGCGCAGGTGGGCGCGGCGCTGGTGGCGCAGGAGGGCGCGGCGCAGAAGGGCGTGGGGCAGGCGCAGGAGGGCGTGGCCCAGGGGCAGGCGCAGGAGGGCGTGGCCCAGGGGCAGGCGCAGGAGGGCGTGGCCCAGGGGCAGGCGCAGGAGGGCGTGGCCCAGGGGCAGGCGCAGGAGGGCGTGGCCCAGGGGCAGGCACAGGGCGGCGTCGTAATGGTAGAGGACAGGGTCGTAGGTCAGAGGCAGGCTATGTCTTTCTATGACCCACCTGTGCGTGAGGAAATACTTAAGGAACTCTGGGACTCACAGTTCTTTACAATAATAACGGAACAGGAGGTTGAGATTGAGGGACAGCTCTATGTCCCCCTGTGCATCAGGTACTTGGACAAACAGGACACTCAATGCGAGGAGACTGTAGCTTTCATCCCGTTCATCCAGGACACTGCTGTCTTGGCTGATGCTATTGAAACAGCCCTATCAGAGAAATGGGGGCTCAATATGGCGTACTGTAGAGGGCAAGCTTTGCTAAGTGTTGGTGAGGTAGGGTCTCGGATGAGGGCTGTATCTGCTGTAATAGCCCAGAAATACCCCCTGGCCATGCAAATGGTCAGCTCTGCTGTGTCTCTGAATGTGTGGCTAGCCAGGTCATCTCCTGCAGTGGCAGCAGCAGACTGTGCAGTGTCTGTAGAAAACATGTTACAGTGGCTCACAGAGGATGCAGAACGACAGATCAAACTGGAAGAGGTGATCATTGCCATATTCCAACATGATGAGGGGAAGGGTAATGAGCTTAGGGACAAGCTTATTAAGAACTGGGAGAAGAGTCATGATATGCATGATTTGATGGTAGAGCTCCTGGAGGTAGTCATGCTGTGCTTGAATGAGCTGAAAAGTGAGGAGAATAGCTTAGGGAGTGGCCAAGCACGGCTTTACTTCGATAAAGTCAGACGTTTTGAGTTCATCTTCACGGCTGTCGTGCTGAAGAATGTCCTGAGCTCGACCAAAAAGCTGAGTCAATCTCTTCAAGGAAAACCCCTAGATGTGTTGCTAGCTATGAATAGCTTGCCCGATCTCCTAACTTCCCTCAATGAATTGAAGAGCGATATCGACACACATCACAAGGCTTGGTTCAAGGAAGCTGTCTCTTTAGCTTCCAAGCTGCAGATAACGTTGTTGCACTCTGCGCTGCTAGAACCCCTGAGTCAGTTTTACAAAATGGCGGTGAGTCAGAAGGTGATAGAGCACTCCATTGCTGAGGTCAGTGAGTTCTTCACAGAGAAGGTCCTCAGTACCCTGAGGTGCCTGGAGATTGTGCCTTACGCCATGTCGAAGCTAGAAAACAGCAGTGTAAATGCTCACGTTTTCCGCATGTACAAAGATGACATGCCTGACCTGGTCTCACTCCCAACAGAGATGAAGTCTTGGAGAGAGAAGTGGTTGGATCCCATGTCTGGGTATCTTCCAGCCACTGTGCTCGACACTCTGAAGGCATCAGACATTAGGAGCTTTAGTAACATTGAAACCCTCCTAAGACTCCTGGTCATCCTACCATTTTCCCGGAGGGAGAGTACCTTCAGGCAGGGAAAGAGAAGCCTCCAGGGGTTCATACAACAGGAGACCAGGTCTCTTTCTGAACTTCATCCTCTGTAA
- the LOC112257824 gene encoding 52 kDa repressor of the inhibitor of the protein kinase-like: protein MISGSKRLLTYLRKHRPEAGTEIQPESYFKEHLTAPVVSQVIKELNNLFSENHLNALRYLTLVPVVMGQLKFNMSEDNNVDMYRNNLPNADTPPAELHCWKVKWKHRGKVTLPFTVHETLK from the coding sequence ATGATTTCTGGTTCGAAGAGGCTGTTAACCTACTTGAGAAAGCACCGCCCAGAAGCTGGAACAGAAATCCAGCCCGAGAGCTACTTCAAAGAGCACCTGACTGCCCCAGTGGTGAGCCAGGTCATCAAAGAACTGAACAACCTCTTCTCTGAGAACCACCTTAACGCCCTGAGATATTTGACGCTCGTCCCTGTTGTCATGGGACAGCTGAAATTCAACATGTCTGAAGATAACAACGTGGATATGTACAGGAACAACCTTCCCAACGCAGACACTCCCCCTGCTGAGCTTCACTGCTGGAAGGTGAAGTGGAAGCATAGGGGCAAGGTGACCCTGCCCTTCACCGTCCATGAGACGCTGAAGTGA